In Populus nigra chromosome 1, ddPopNigr1.1, whole genome shotgun sequence, one genomic interval encodes:
- the LOC133702826 gene encoding thioredoxin-like protein CXXS1, which translates to MAGHSQVIKTRVVRIDSEKSWDFFINQATNKECPVVVHFTACWCMPSVAMNPFFEEVASNYKHILFLSVDVDEVKEIATRMEVKAMPTFLLMMGGARVDKLVGANPEEIRRRIGGFVHTIHGYKAI; encoded by the exons atGGCTGGACATTCACAGGTCATTAAGACTAGAGTTGTCAGGATAGACTCAGAGAAATCATGGGATTTCTTCATCAATCAAGCTACCAATAAAGAATGCCCT GTGGTGGTGCACTTTACAGCTTGTTGGTGCATGCCCTCGGTAGCCATGAATCCTTTCTTTGAGGAAGTAGCCTCGAACTATAAACATATTCTGTTTCTCTCAGTGGATGTTGATGAAGTGAAG GAGATAGCTACGAGGATGGAGGTAAAGGCCATGCCaacatttttattgatgatggGAGGGGCTAGAGTGGATAAGCTGGTGGGTGCAAATCCAGAAGAGATAAGGAGAAGGATTGGTGGTTTTGTTCACACTATTCATGGATACAAAGCAATCTAA
- the LOC133690811 gene encoding transcription factor ILR3-like — protein MVSPGNAALLLDYDQYINMDAINIPAQDPNFSAFSWPPLVQPHHHHQHQQQQQQQQQQQKQQQTLNAFAHTATVSCPNFGAEIDGSFGECDVQKEPCSKKRGRSESCSASSSKACREKLRRDRLNDKFIELGSILEPGRTPKTDKAAILVDAVRMVTQLRGEAQKLRDSNSSLQEKIKELKAEKIELRDEKQRLKAEKEKLEHQLKAMSSQPSFMPAPPAIPAAFATQGQAPGKLMPFIGYPGVAMWQFLPPAAVDTSQDHVLHPPVA, from the exons ATGGTGTCACCTGGAAACGCGGCTTTGCTGCTCGACTACGATCAATACATAAATATGGATGCTATAAATATTCCAGCTCAAGATCCCAATTTCTCTGCTTTCTCTTGGCCACCCCTTGTTCAACCccatcatcaccatcaacatcaacaacaacaacaacaacaacaacaacaacaaaaacaacaacaaacccTAAACGCTTTTGCTCATACAGCCACCGTCTCTTGTCCTAATTTCGG TGCGGAAATTGATGGATCATTCGGGGAATGTGATGTGCAGAAGGAACCATGTTCCAAGAAGAG GGGTAGATCTGAATCATGTAGTGCATCTAGCTCCAAAGCATGTAGGGAAAAGCTGCGAAGGGATAGGCTGAATGACAA GTTTATAGAATTGGGCTCTATCTTGGAGCCTGGAAGAACTCCCAAAACAGATAAGGCTGCTATTTTGGTTGATGCTGTCCGCATGGTGACTCAGTTACGAGGTGAAGCCCAGAAGTTGAGGGACTCAAATTCAAGTCTTCAAGAGAAGATCAAAGAGTTAAAG GCTGAGAAGATTGAGCTTCGTGATGAGAAGCAGAGGCTGAAGGCAGAAAAGGAGAAGCTGGAGCATCAGCTGAAAGCTATGAGCTCACAACCCAGCTTCATGCCTGCCCCTCCTGCAATCCCTGCTGCATTTGCTACTCAAGGCCAAGCACCTGGCAAATTAATGCCGTTCATTGGTTATCCAGGAGTTGCAATGTGGCAGTTCTTGCCACCAGCTGCAGTGGATACATCGCAAGATCATGTGCTCCACCCACCAGTTGCGTAA
- the LOC133690805 gene encoding probable galacturonosyltransferase 12 gives MQLHISPSLRHVTVFPGKGVREFIKVRVGARRVSYRMLFYSLLFFTFLLRFVFVLSTVDSIDGETKCSTLGCLGKRLGPRILGRRLDSAVPEVMFQVLEQPLGNDELKGRSDIPQTLEEFMDEVKNTRLDAKTFALKLREMVTLLEQRTRNAKIQEYLYRHVASSSIPKQLHCLALRLASEHSTNAAARLQLPLPELVPALVDNTYFHFVLASDNVLAAAVVANSLVQNALRPQKFVLHIITDRKTYSPMQAWFSLHPLAPAIIEVKALHHFDWFAKGKVPVMEAMEKDQRVRSQFRGGSSAIVANNTEKPHIIAAKLQTLSPKYNSVMNHIRIHLPELFPSLNKVVFLDDDIVVQSDLSPLWDIDMNGKVNGAVETCRGEDKFVMSKKLKSYLNFSHPLISENFKPNECAWAYGMNIFDLEAWRKTNISTTYHHWVEENLKSDLSLWQLGTLPPGLIAFHGHVHVIDPFWHMLGLGYQENTSLADAETAGVIHFNGRAKPWLDIAFPQLRPLWAKYINFSDKFIKGCHIRPS, from the exons ATGCAGCTTCATATATCGCCGAGTTTGAGGCATGTTACAGTTTTTCCTGGAAAAGGTGTTAGAGAGTTTATCAAAGTGAGGGTTGGAGCTAGAAGGGTTTCTTATCGAATGCTCTTCTATTCTCTCTTGTTCTTCACGTTTCTTCTCCGGTTTGTGTTCGTTTTGTCCACAGTTGACTCCATTGATGGAGAAACCAAGTGCTCTACACTAG GCTGCTTGGGGAAAAGACTAGGGCCAAGGATATTGGGGAGAAGGCTTGACTCAGCT GTACCAGAGGTTATGTTTCAAGTGCTAGAACAACCACTTGGCAATGATGAATTGAAGGGAAGGAGTGATATTCCTCAAACATTAGAGGAATTTATGGACGAAGTCAAGAACACAAGATTAGACGCGAAAACTTTTGCTCTCAAGCTCAGAGAAATG GTCACTCTGCTTGAACAAAGGACTAGAAATGCCAAAATCCAAGAATATCTGTACAGGCATGTAGCATCAAGTAGCATACCGAAGCAGCTTCATTGCCTTGCCTTGAGGCTAGCCAGTGAGCACTCCACTAATGCAGCTGCTCGACTTCAGCTCCCCTTGCCGGAACTCGTCCCTGCGCTTGTTGACAATACTTATTTTCACTTTGTCCTGGCATCAGACAATGTgcttgctgctgctgttgttgccAATTCACTTGTCCAAAATGCGTTGCGCCCCCAGAAGTTTGTGCTGCACATAATAACAGATAGGAAGACTTATTCACCTATGCAAGCATGGTTCTCACTGCACCCTTTGGCTCCGGCAATAATTGAGGTCAAGGCATTGCATCATTTCGATTGGTTCGCAAAGGGGAAAGTGCCAGTCATGGAAGCAATGGAAAAGGATCAAAGGGTGAGGTCACAGTTTAGAGGGGGTTCATCTGCAATTGTAGCAAATAACACTGAGAAGCCTCATATTATCGCAGCAAAACTACAAACACTTAGTCCCAAGTACAATTCAGTGATGAATCACATCCGAATTCATCTACCTGAG TTGTTCCCAAGCCTAAACAAGGTTGTGTTCCTAGACGATGACATAGTGGTGCAGTCCGATCTTTCGCCTCTCTGGGACATTGACATGAATGGAAAGGTTAACGGAGCAGTAGAAACCTGTCGAGGAGAAGACAAGTTTGTCATGTCAAAGAAGTTGAAGAGCTATTTGAACTTCTCTCATCCCTTGATATCAGAAAATTTCAAGCCGAACGAATGTGCCTGGGCTTATGGCATGAACATATTTGATTTAGAGGCTTGGAGGAAGACCAACATAAGCACAACATACCATCACTGGGTTGAAGAG AACTTGAAATCAGACCTGAGCTTGTGGCAGCTAGGAACACTACCTCCAGGTCTGATAGCATTCCATGGCCACGTCCACGTTATCGATCCCTTTTGGCACATGTTGGGTCTAGGCTACCAAGAAAATACAAGTTTGGCAGATGCTGAGACTGCCGGAGTCATCCATTTCAATGGTCGAGCAAAGCCTTGGCTAGATATAGCATTCCCTCAGCTCCGCCCCCTGTGGGCTAAGTACATCAACTTTTCTGACAAGTTCATAAAGGGCTGTCATATTAGGCCATCTTAA